The sequence TATGAGTCGAAAAAGTTTTTGGCTTCTTACGGTATTCCAATAACAAAAGAGAAGCTGGCGAAGACGAAGGAAGAAGCAATCCAGGCGGCAAAAGAGATAGGATTTCCTTTGGTACTAAAGGGCTGCGCTCCGGAGATAACACATAAGACAGAGCTCA comes from Thermodesulfobacteriota bacterium and encodes:
- a CDS encoding acetate--CoA ligase family protein, translating into MKILDEAIKKGQSTLSEYESKKFLASYGIPITKEKLAKTKEEAIQAAKEIGFPLVLKGCAPEITHKTEL